A single genomic interval of Halorubrum aethiopicum harbors:
- the cofD gene encoding 2-phospho-L-lactate transferase — MVTFLAGGTGTPKLLEGASARWDLDDVTVVANTGDDVELAGHLVCPDVDTVLFAGGDVLDRERWWGIAGDTTETHDELARLAEAAGLASGPRYLDDAAQTAGRRIARWRRFSGVAEFMEIGDRDRAVHLTRTGLLDEGHTLTEAVRTLSDAFGLAVDLLPMSDDPVATLVHTTADETLHFQEYWVARRGEPAVADVEFRGAEAAEPTDAVRAALADPVVIGPSNPVTSIGPMLAVPGIEAALEATPVVAVSPFVGNRVFSGPAAELMAGVGLEPSTAGVVDAYPFADAFVLDDADPTEPDRHVERTDTRIDDADDAERVALACDRALEALEAAS; from the coding sequence ATGGTCACGTTCCTCGCGGGCGGCACGGGAACGCCGAAGCTGCTCGAGGGCGCGAGCGCCCGCTGGGACCTCGACGACGTGACGGTCGTCGCCAACACGGGCGACGACGTCGAGCTCGCCGGCCACCTCGTCTGCCCGGACGTCGACACCGTGCTGTTCGCCGGCGGCGACGTCCTCGACCGCGAGCGCTGGTGGGGGATCGCCGGCGACACCACGGAGACCCACGACGAGCTGGCCCGGCTCGCGGAGGCGGCGGGGCTCGCGTCCGGGCCGCGCTACCTCGACGACGCCGCCCAGACCGCGGGCAGGCGGATCGCCCGCTGGCGGCGCTTCTCGGGCGTCGCGGAGTTCATGGAGATCGGCGACCGCGACCGCGCGGTCCACCTCACGCGGACCGGCCTCCTCGACGAGGGCCACACGCTCACCGAGGCCGTTCGAACCCTGTCGGACGCCTTCGGCCTCGCGGTCGACCTGCTCCCCATGTCCGACGATCCCGTCGCGACGCTGGTCCACACGACGGCCGACGAGACGCTCCACTTCCAGGAGTACTGGGTCGCCCGGCGCGGCGAGCCGGCCGTCGCCGACGTGGAGTTCCGCGGCGCGGAGGCGGCCGAGCCGACCGACGCGGTCCGCGCCGCCCTCGCCGACCCCGTCGTGATCGGGCCGTCGAACCCCGTGACGAGCATCGGCCCGATGCTCGCGGTGCCCGGGATCGAGGCGGCGCTCGAGGCGACGCCCGTCGTCGCGGTCTCGCCGTTCGTCGGCAACCGGGTGTTCTCCGGGCCCGCGGCGGAGCTGATGGCGGGCGTCGGGCTCGAGCCCTCGACCGCGGGGGTCGTCGATGCCTACCCGTTCGCGGACGCGTTCGTCCTCGACGACGCCGACCCGACCGAGCCCGACCGCCACGTCGAGCGAACCGACACCCGGATCGACGACGCGGACGACGCCGAGCGGGTCGCGCTCGCGTGCGACCGGGCGCTGGAGGCGCTGGAGGCGGCGTCGTGA
- a CDS encoding isoaspartyl peptidase/L-asparaginase — MRVILHGGAGGVPDEPEPRQAVLDEAAEAGAAASTPLDAVEAGVRVLESSPRFNAGVGGAVQSDGVVRTDAGLMTSDRAVGAVCSMPGVEHAVSAARVVMEETPHVLVSGDHAVELAAEFGVETGVDLLTDETRERYEAESPPDGSPSEHLDWLESRFASGADQVGGSGDGAAGAGTSTDGGGAGADGDGKSKRGAPDHDTVGAVASDGETFAAATSTGGRSFALAGRVGDVPQVGSGFFCTEAGGASATGAGEDITRVTLTRRAVDLLEEGVGAEAAAERAIAEFDDVTGAEAGVIVLGDEEVGSAFNSAGMQTSVASSE, encoded by the coding sequence ATGCGCGTGATACTCCACGGCGGCGCGGGCGGCGTCCCCGACGAACCGGAACCCAGACAGGCGGTCCTCGACGAGGCGGCCGAGGCGGGCGCGGCCGCGTCCACGCCCCTCGACGCGGTCGAGGCGGGGGTCAGGGTCCTCGAGTCGAGCCCCCGGTTCAACGCGGGCGTCGGCGGCGCGGTCCAGTCCGACGGCGTCGTCCGCACGGACGCGGGCCTCATGACCTCGGACCGCGCCGTCGGCGCGGTCTGCTCGATGCCGGGCGTCGAGCACGCGGTCTCGGCCGCCCGCGTCGTCATGGAGGAAACCCCGCACGTCCTCGTGTCGGGCGACCACGCGGTCGAGCTCGCCGCGGAGTTCGGCGTCGAGACCGGCGTCGACCTCCTCACCGACGAGACGCGCGAGCGGTACGAGGCCGAGTCCCCGCCGGACGGCTCCCCGAGCGAGCACCTCGACTGGCTGGAGAGCCGGTTCGCCTCGGGCGCGGACCAGGTGGGCGGGTCGGGGGACGGGGCGGCCGGTGCGGGGACGAGCACGGACGGCGGAGGGGCGGGAGCGGACGGCGACGGGAAGTCGAAACGCGGCGCGCCCGACCACGACACCGTCGGCGCGGTCGCGTCCGACGGCGAGACGTTCGCGGCGGCGACCTCGACCGGCGGACGCTCGTTCGCGCTCGCGGGCCGCGTCGGCGACGTCCCGCAGGTCGGGTCGGGCTTCTTCTGTACCGAGGCGGGCGGCGCGAGCGCGACCGGGGCGGGCGAGGACATCACGCGCGTCACGCTGACGCGCCGGGCGGTCGACTTACTGGAGGAGGGCGTCGGCGCCGAGGCCGCCGCGGAGCGGGCGATCGCGGAGTTCGACGACGTGACCGGCGCGGAGGCGGGCGTGATCGTCCTCGGCGACGAGGAGGTCGGCAGCGCGTTCAACTCCGCCGGGATGCAGACGAGCGTCGCCTCGAGCGAGTGA
- the icd gene encoding isocitrate dehydrogenase (NADP(+)) encodes MSYDKVDVPEDGEPITLADEETGELDVPENPIVPILHGDGIGTDVGPAAQQVLDAAAEATGRSIAWMRVYGGESARQKYDENLPDDTVNAIREFRVAIKGPMTTPVGSGFRSLNVALRQTLDLYANVRPTYHLEGVPSPVKNPEAMDMVTFRENTEDVYAGVEWEAGTDEVEQVRDFLEEDMGVEGVLHDGPIGIGVKPISEFASKRLIREALDYALANDRDSVTLVHKGNIMKFTEAQFRDWGYEVVEEEYGDEFITEDELWEEYDGEQPEDAIVVKDRIADNMLQQLLTRTGDYSVIATMNLNGDYMSDAAGAQIGGLGIAPGVNYGHGRALAEPVHGSAPKYAGEDKVNPTAMILSGREMLDYLGWSDAADLVRDAVEETISSGKVTYDLHRQIEGGEKLATSEFADAVVENIEKLS; translated from the coding sequence ATGAGCTACGACAAGGTCGACGTACCCGAAGACGGCGAGCCGATCACCCTCGCAGACGAGGAGACCGGCGAGCTGGACGTTCCCGAGAACCCGATCGTCCCGATCCTCCACGGGGACGGCATCGGAACCGACGTCGGTCCGGCCGCCCAGCAGGTGCTCGACGCCGCCGCGGAGGCGACCGGTCGATCCATCGCGTGGATGCGCGTGTACGGCGGCGAGAGCGCCCGCCAGAAGTACGACGAGAACCTCCCCGACGACACCGTGAACGCGATCCGCGAGTTCCGCGTCGCGATCAAGGGCCCGATGACGACGCCGGTCGGCTCCGGCTTCCGCTCGCTGAACGTCGCGCTCCGGCAGACGCTCGACCTGTACGCGAACGTCCGCCCGACCTACCACCTCGAGGGCGTCCCGTCGCCCGTGAAGAACCCCGAGGCGATGGACATGGTCACCTTCCGGGAGAACACCGAGGACGTCTACGCCGGCGTCGAGTGGGAGGCCGGCACCGACGAGGTCGAGCAGGTCCGCGACTTCCTCGAGGAGGACATGGGCGTCGAGGGCGTGCTCCACGACGGTCCCATCGGGATCGGCGTCAAGCCCATCTCCGAGTTCGCCTCCAAGCGGCTCATCCGCGAGGCGCTCGACTACGCGCTCGCGAACGACCGCGACTCCGTCACCCTCGTCCACAAGGGGAACATCATGAAGTTCACCGAGGCGCAGTTCCGCGACTGGGGCTACGAGGTCGTCGAGGAGGAGTACGGCGACGAGTTCATCACCGAGGACGAGCTGTGGGAGGAGTACGACGGCGAGCAGCCCGAGGACGCGATCGTCGTCAAGGACCGCATCGCGGACAACATGCTCCAGCAGCTTCTCACCCGGACGGGCGACTACTCCGTCATCGCGACGATGAACCTCAACGGCGACTACATGTCCGACGCCGCCGGCGCGCAGATCGGCGGGCTGGGGATCGCGCCCGGCGTCAACTACGGCCACGGCCGCGCGCTCGCCGAGCCCGTCCACGGCTCCGCGCCCAAGTACGCCGGCGAGGACAAGGTGAACCCCACCGCGATGATCCTCTCGGGCCGCGAGATGCTCGATTACCTCGGCTGGTCGGACGCCGCCGACCTCGTGCGCGACGCCGTCGAGGAGACCATCTCCTCCGGGAAGGTCACCTACGACCTCCACCGCCAGATCGAGGGCGGCGAGAAGCTCGCGACGAGCGAGTTCGCCGACGCGGTCGTCGAGAATATAGAAAAGCTGTCATAG
- a CDS encoding APC family permease produces MSAGDRAPAAELGLLDATMIGMGAMIGAGIFVLTGLAADIAGPAAILVFMFNGVVTAFTGLSYAELAASIPKSGGGYAFVRETFDDLPSFLMGWMLWFAYMIAGGLYALGFAPNFLELLHVYGLTAAPGEVGAVAVPVVPVSIPASVGLALAAVGLLVTVNAVSTAASGSAETLFTAVKVAILVVFVAFGFLSAGGGGETSFTFQQFDPLFPEGTSAFSILPAMGLTFIAFEGYDLITTVTEEVENPRENIPRAIFYSLGATVVVYALVVVVAIGTLGAEGLAAAGEAGIAEAATSFMPTGLPIIRNGGALIVFGAVFSTLTALNAVVIASSRVAFSMGREGQLLPRIGRIHHRYGTPFLAILLSAVVMLGSVVLPTESAGNVSSLFFLLSFVVVNAAVIKLRRERPDMRRPYEMPYYPIPAVLGIALNLLLTGVLVVYLVRTDPLALALSVGWILAGALAYYALRARGEGSTPERRGASDAEPSGADAPTDTSNAEGGVD; encoded by the coding sequence ATGAGTGCCGGCGACCGCGCGCCAGCGGCCGAGCTCGGCCTGTTGGACGCGACGATGATCGGGATGGGGGCGATGATCGGTGCCGGCATCTTCGTGTTGACGGGGTTGGCGGCGGACATCGCCGGTCCGGCGGCGATCCTCGTGTTCATGTTCAACGGGGTCGTGACCGCCTTCACCGGACTGTCGTACGCCGAGCTGGCCGCCTCGATCCCGAAGTCCGGCGGCGGGTACGCCTTCGTCCGCGAGACGTTCGACGACCTCCCCTCGTTTCTGATGGGATGGATGCTCTGGTTCGCCTACATGATCGCGGGCGGGCTGTACGCGCTCGGGTTCGCCCCGAACTTCCTGGAGCTGTTACACGTCTACGGGCTCACCGCCGCGCCCGGCGAGGTCGGGGCCGTCGCGGTCCCGGTGGTTCCGGTGTCGATCCCGGCCTCCGTCGGGCTCGCGCTCGCCGCCGTGGGGCTGCTCGTGACGGTCAACGCCGTCTCGACGGCCGCAAGCGGCAGCGCGGAGACGCTGTTTACCGCCGTCAAGGTCGCCATCCTCGTCGTCTTCGTCGCCTTCGGGTTCCTCTCGGCGGGCGGAGGCGGCGAGACGAGCTTCACCTTCCAGCAGTTCGACCCGCTCTTTCCCGAGGGGACCTCGGCGTTCTCGATCCTGCCGGCGATGGGGCTGACCTTCATCGCCTTCGAGGGGTACGACCTCATCACGACCGTCACCGAGGAGGTCGAGAACCCCCGCGAGAACATTCCCAGAGCGATCTTCTACAGCCTGGGCGCCACGGTGGTCGTCTACGCGCTGGTCGTCGTCGTCGCCATCGGCACGCTCGGGGCCGAGGGGCTCGCGGCCGCCGGCGAGGCGGGCATCGCCGAGGCGGCCACCTCGTTCATGCCGACGGGGCTCCCGATCATCCGAAACGGCGGCGCGCTCATCGTGTTCGGGGCGGTGTTCTCGACGCTGACGGCCCTGAACGCCGTCGTCATCGCCTCCTCGCGGGTCGCCTTCTCGATGGGGCGCGAGGGACAGCTCCTCCCGCGGATCGGCCGCATCCACCACCGGTACGGCACCCCGTTCCTCGCCATCCTCCTCAGCGCGGTCGTGATGCTCGGGTCGGTCGTCCTGCCGACGGAGAGCGCGGGCAACGTCTCCAGCCTCTTTTTCCTCCTCTCGTTCGTCGTCGTCAACGCCGCCGTGATCAAGCTCCGGCGGGAGCGACCGGACATGCGGCGGCCGTACGAGATGCCGTACTACCCGATACCGGCCGTGTTGGGGATCGCGTTGAACCTCCTCCTCACCGGCGTCCTCGTGGTCTATCTGGTCCGAACCGACCCGCTGGCACTGGCGTTGAGCGTCGGCTGGATCCTCGCGGGCGCCCTTGCGTACTACGCCCTGCGCGCTCGCGGCGAGGGATCGACCCCGGAACGGCGAGGCGCTTCCGACGCGGAGCCTTCCGGCGCGGACGCTCCGACGGACACTTCTAATGCGGAGGGTGGCGTCGACTGA
- a CDS encoding potassium channel family protein: MDGNFRIVIAGGGRVGNRVAHILDDRGHDVTVIEQDPDRAEALSDDYVATVIEGDATRPGVLEQADLERADVVAALTSLTGTNLAVCLLVRELAPDTQTVVRTEREPGEEFDRFVDEVIFPERAGARAAVNAIEPDVSALEDVTGTLDILEVHVAEGAPVAGRSLEEVSLPHGSLVVSDAAGDTLAGPETVLHPGESYLVAVEPSVVDEVLNLFRG; the protein is encoded by the coding sequence ATGGACGGGAACTTCCGGATCGTCATCGCCGGCGGCGGTCGCGTGGGGAACCGCGTCGCCCACATCCTCGACGACAGGGGCCACGACGTGACCGTCATCGAGCAGGACCCCGACAGGGCGGAGGCGCTCAGCGACGACTACGTCGCCACGGTCATCGAGGGCGACGCCACGCGGCCGGGCGTCCTCGAACAGGCGGACTTGGAGCGGGCCGACGTGGTCGCCGCGCTGACGAGCCTGACGGGGACGAACCTCGCGGTCTGCCTGCTCGTCCGGGAGCTGGCTCCGGACACGCAGACCGTCGTTCGGACCGAGCGCGAGCCGGGAGAGGAGTTCGACCGCTTCGTCGACGAGGTCATCTTCCCCGAGCGCGCCGGCGCGCGCGCCGCGGTCAACGCCATCGAGCCCGACGTGAGCGCGCTCGAGGACGTCACCGGGACGCTCGACATCCTCGAGGTCCACGTCGCGGAGGGAGCGCCCGTCGCCGGGCGCTCGCTCGAGGAGGTGTCGCTGCCGCACGGGAGCCTCGTCGTCTCCGACGCCGCCGGCGACACCCTCGCCGGTCCGGAGACGGTGCTTCACCCCGGCGAGTCGTACCTCGTCGCCGTCGAGCCCTCGGTGGTCGACGAGGTGTTGAACCTCTTCCGCGGCTAG